In Streptomyces violaceusniger Tu 4113, one DNA window encodes the following:
- the mqnB gene encoding futalosine hydrolase produces MRVLIVTAVSAERDAVVWGIGATAPEVAELPVPGGTIHRLSPVPPTGPPLTVDVLAAGVGPAAAAAGAAAALTAAAVARTPYDLAVSAGIGGGFTTERPTTGQPAAAARPATAQPAAARLGSIVVADAIVAADLGAETPDGFAAVTDLGFGTVEHLPPAPLVAAVAEATDAVRGTVLTVSTVTGSAERAAELLRRHPHAAAEAMEGFGVAEAAAAQSVPALEVRAISNAVGPRDRAAWRIGEALEALTSAFATIAPLLGTWTLDPEGTRQ; encoded by the coding sequence ATGCGCGTACTGATCGTCACGGCCGTGTCCGCCGAGCGGGACGCCGTGGTGTGGGGCATCGGCGCCACGGCCCCCGAGGTGGCCGAACTCCCCGTCCCCGGCGGGACGATCCACCGGCTGAGCCCGGTGCCGCCCACCGGGCCGCCGCTCACCGTGGACGTCCTGGCGGCCGGGGTCGGCCCGGCGGCAGCGGCGGCCGGAGCGGCCGCCGCCCTGACCGCGGCCGCGGTCGCCCGTACCCCCTACGACCTGGCCGTATCGGCGGGTATCGGCGGCGGCTTCACCACCGAGCGCCCCACCACCGGGCAGCCTGCCGCCGCCGCACGCCCCGCCACCGCGCAGCCTGCCGCCGCCCGCCTCGGCTCCATCGTCGTCGCCGACGCGATCGTCGCCGCCGACCTGGGCGCCGAGACCCCCGACGGCTTCGCCGCCGTCACCGACCTGGGCTTCGGAACCGTCGAACACCTCCCGCCCGCCCCGCTCGTCGCCGCCGTCGCCGAGGCGACGGACGCCGTGCGCGGCACCGTGCTCACCGTGTCGACCGTGACCGGCAGCGCCGAACGGGCCGCCGAGCTGCTGCGCCGCCATCCGCACGCCGCCGCCGAGGCCATGGAGGGCTTCGGCGTGGCGGAGGCCGCCGCGGCCCAGTCCGTGCCCGCTCTGGAGGTACGGGCGATCTCCAACGCCGTCGGGCCGCGGGACCGCGCTGCCTGGCGGATCGGGGAGGCGCTCGAGGCGCTCACGAGCGCCTTCGCAACCATCGCTCCCCTCCTCGGCACCTGGACCTTGGACCCGGAAGGAACCCGGCAGTGA